Proteins from one Aspergillus nidulans FGSC A4 chromosome VIII genomic window:
- a CDS encoding SDR family oxidoreductase (transcript_id=CADANIAT00001144), giving the protein MAKTIIVTGASRGIGLAITKYLLSAPQSHNVVVIARSVEPLQALKNEYKDQVAILNGDISDFSLATRAVELALKSFGRIDGLVLNHGILGQVGKIATANIEEWKKGYDVNFFSLVSFVQAALPKLRESKGKIVFTSSGAAVSAYRGWGLYGSTKAAMNHLALSLGEEEPDVTSISIRPGMVDTEMQRELREDHATTLEPQVHSKFTTVHNEGKLLKPEQPGHVMAKLVLDAPKELSGKFLSANGRIRWNDQQLAAFQA; this is encoded by the exons ATGGCCAAAACAATCATTGTCACTGGTGCCTCTCGAG GCATCGGCCTCGCCATCACAAAATACCTCCTCTCCGCCCCCCAATCGCACAACGTCGTCGTGATCGCGCGGAGCGTCGAGCCCCTCCAGGCCCTGAAGAACGAATACAAGGACCAAGTCGCCATCTTAAACGGCGATATTTCCGACTTCTCGCTCGCGACGAGAGCAGTCGAGCTCGCACTGAAGAGCTTCGGACGCATCGACGGTCTGGTCCTGAACCATGGTATCTTGGGACAGGTGGGCAAAATTGCGACCGCTAATAttgaggagtggaagaagggCTATGATGTGaatttcttcagccttgtctcGTTCGTGCAAGCGGCACTGCCAAAGTTGCGGGAGAGCAAGGGAAAGATTGTGTTTACAAGTTCCGGAGCCGCGGTCTCTGCGTACCGCGGATGGGGACTCTACGGGTCCACGAAGGCCGCAATGAATCATTTGGCTTTGAGCTTGGGTGAGGAGGAGCCAGATGTTACAAGCATTTCTATCCGGCCGGGCATGGTCGATACGGAAATGCAGAGGGAACTGAGGGAGGATCATGCGACGACACTCGAGCCGCAGGTCCATTCTAAGTTTACGACAGTGCACAACGAAGGGAAGTTGCTGAAGCCCGAGCAACCAGGGCATGTCATGGCCAAGTTGGTGCTTGATGCTCCTAAAGAACTGAGCGGGAAGTTTCTTTC TGCTAATGGGAGGATCAGGTGGAACGATCAACAACTCGCGGCCTTCCAGGCGTGA
- a CDS encoding putative chromatin remodeling complex subunit (Arp9) (transcript_id=CADANIAT00001146), which translates to MPPFKDEHILMIAPGSQVTLAQLGLPESFTPARWRFPTRMFPGEKKGEFEPYKIRERRQEVKIANGSTAPGEKEDVDMKDQPPQEERKENTDAPKTEKTDETKAENTNNTENTENTGEEGGEDGENGQIVEEVFYEEDVASEEGAIYPIENGRIVDWPCFFALLTHVYNTLSPPFHTPIMLIAEPAWSLRDREIITQFVFEKFKTPAFCLMDSAIAVCYGYGVGTATVVDVGKNKVDVTAVTDFVVNEHGRGIALEGCGGDYLTDRLLELLGSKGFTRDMCEQLKRSNITELLPAGTPLPGAAATSRQDGQPPGPTTQPGVVENAQTKNPNGSTENNDDDDEGVLDVAAIVSGNTSEFLAAREKEKGNKKGADQGAKPVRLPNSKKEKATFQYQEFVKLEPEKHAPSGPSRFIRQTRDIEVGVERFFAATPKQDTGDRLSSSILEDIATQIHHTILAVPDATKRSELWDSLIVVGNGSKVKGFTQALISTITQKFVLSPSGTIFTSEIPSNFSTPLPTGGTNTPAPGFPGQMHHPGGQGVNPLLVAATHSGNPMPPGTPSMDPLSHHRSTGHSQTPTSVRTVKPPEYFPEWKEQTATQQPAQNQPGLNGPGGPASSGSHRGMEEAVFLGAQVASKVVFVIDQGLSKGFMSRVEYNENGPSAIHEYVM; encoded by the exons ATGCCACCTTTTAAGGATGAGCATATCTTG ATGATTGCGCCAGGATCGCAAGTGACCCTGGCGCAACTCGGCCTCCCCGAGTCGTTCACACCTGCTCGATGGCGCTTCCCGACGCGAATGTTCCCGGGTGAAAAGAAGGGCGAATTCGAACCGTACAAGATCCGCGAGAGGCGACAAGAAGTTAAAATTGCCAATGGCTCGACCGCCCCtggggagaaggaagacgTCGACATGAAAGACCAGCCtccgcaagaagaaaggaaggagaATACAGACGCGCCGAAGACGGAAAAAACCGACGAGACCAAGGCAGAAAACACCAATAACACCGAGAACACCGAGAACACGGGTGAAGAAGGGGGTGAGGATGGTGAGAACGGCCAGATCGTAGAGGAGGTTTTCTACGAAGAAGACGTCGCGTCTGAAGAAGGGGCGATCTACCCTATCGAGAACGGACGCATCGTTGACTGGCCGTGCTTTTTCGCTCTCTTGACGCATGTGTATAACACGCTCAGCCCGCCATTCCATACGCCTATCATGCTTATTGCCGAACCGGCTTGGTCATTACGGGATCGGGAGATTATCACTCAATTTGTGTTTGAGAAGTTCAAGACGCCTGCTTTTTGTCTGATGGACTCAGCGATTGCCGTGTGCTACGGATACGGCGTCGGCACTGCAactgttgttgatgttgggaaGAACAAGGTGGACGTCACCGCGGTTACAGACTTCGTGGTCAATGAACATGGAAGAGGTATTGCATTGGAGggctgcggcggtgattACCTGACCGACCGGCTTCTGGAGCTACTAGGCTCCAAAGGGTTCACGCGGGATATGTGCGAGCAGCTGAAGCGGAGTAACATCACTGAGCTTCTGCCGGCAGGGACACCTCTACCGGGTGCCGCTGCTACATCACGCCAGGATGGACAGCCGCCTGGTCCTACAACACAGCCTGGAGTCGTGGAAAATGCCCAGACTAAGAACCCGAATGGCTCCACTGAGAAcaatgacgacgacgatgaaggtgTTTTGGATGTTGCGGCTATTGTTAGCGGCAACACCAGCGAGTTCCTTGCCGCgcgggagaaagagaagggaaatAAAAAAGGCGCTGATCAGGGCGCGAAACCTGTTCGTCTTCCCAACTctaagaaggagaaggccaCGTTCCAGTACCAGGAGTTCGTCAAGTTAGAGCCAGAGAAGCATGCGCCTAGCGGTCCTTCACGCTTCATCCGCCAGACTAGGGATATTGAAGTTGGCGTTGAGCGGTTCTTTGCTGCAACACCGAAGCAAGATACTGGAGACAGATTGTCTAGCAGTATTCTTGAGGATATAGCAACTCAGATCCATCACACCATCCTGGCCGTGCCGGATGCGACAAAGCGCAGTGAGCTATGGGATTCACTGATCGTTGTTGGTAACGGTAGTAAAGTAAAAG GCTTCACTCAAGCCCTCATCAGCACAATCACTCAGAAGTTTGTCCTCTCGCCGTCCGGCACAATCTTTACTTCAGAAATTCCATCCAACTTCTCCACTCCCCTTCCCACCGGCGGAACAAATACCCCCGCCCCGGGCTTCCCTGGTCAAATGCACCATCCCGGCGGACAAGGTGTAAACCCCCTTCTTGTCGCCGCCACTCACTCCGGCAATCCTATGCCTCCGGGAACCCCTTCAATGGACCCTCTCTCCCATCACCGCTCCACTGGCCACTCGCAGACTCCGACCTCTGTTCGCACCGTAAAACCACCAGAGTACTTCCCCGAGTGGAAGGAGCAAACAGCAACCCAGCAGCCTGCCCAGAATCAACCAGGTCTCAATGGGCCCGGCGGTCCGGCATCTAGTGGCAGCCACCGTGGTATGGAAGAAGCAGTTTTCCTTGGAGCGCAGGTTGCCTCCAAGGTGGTTTTTGTGATCGATCAGGGCCTCAGTAAGGGTTTTATGAGCCGTGTTGAGTATAATGAGAATGGCCCGTCGGCGATTCATGAGTATGTTATGTGA
- the nctB gene encoding negative cofactor 2 transcription regulator complex subunit NCB2 (transcript_id=CADANIAT00001145) — MSDREFSSNDDLSLPKATVQKIITEILPPSSGQSFSKDARDLLMECCVEFITLISSEANDISEKEAKKTIACEHVERALRDLGFGDYVPDVLAVAEEHKEQLKSREKKQSKMEQSGLSEEELLRQQQELFRSATEKYHAAPEGTE, encoded by the exons ATGTCAGATAGGGAGTTCAGCT CAAATGACGACTTGTCGCTTCCTAAAG CGACGGTCCAGAAAATCATCACCGAGATCCTTCCCCCCTCGTCCGGacaatccttctccaaagACGCGCGCGACCTTCTCATGGAATGTTGCGTTGAATTCATCACCCTAATCTCCTCCGAAGCGAACGACATCAGCGAAaaagaggccaagaagaccaTAGCGTGTGAGCATGTGGAGCGGGCTCTACGTGACCTCGGGTTTGGCGATTACGTCCCGGATGTCCTTGCAGTTGCGGAGGAGCACAAGGAGCAGTTGAAG TCGCgggaaaagaagcagagCAAGATGGAGCAGAGCGGGTTgtcagaggaggagctgcttcgtcagcagcaggagctgtTCCGCTCGGCGACGGAGAAGTATCATGCTGCGCCGGAGGGTACTGAGTGA
- a CDS encoding putative C2H2 finger domain protein (Kin17) (transcript_id=CADANIAT00001147) has product MPRAEAGSTKALSNKLKAKGLGRLRWYCQACERQMRDENGFKCHVQSESHVRQVLLIGEDPKRYIEDFSRQFIKNFLDLLRTTHGEKKVHINQFYQQVIADKEHIHMNATKWKSLTQFAAHLGREGLCHVEETEKGLFVSYIDRSPEAMRRREAIMKKERQDRGDEEREQRLIQEQVERARAKEKEEEIGPEARNLQRKEGEKVKLNIGFGAKATPPASTEQSRTQSPDEKEKDKDKESSSATPESSATASPAPSQNPQAAPKVSMSLGGGNSKPKNVFASAAKKNPLAGKKATVVAPPKKMSEQERIMKQEMEAMERKRLGGGGMPNSKRPKVS; this is encoded by the exons ATGCCGCGCGCTGAAGCTGGAAGCACGAAAGCGCTCAGTAACAAGCTGAAGGCC AAAGGTCTAGGTCGTCTGCGATGGTACTGCCAAGCTTGCGAGCGACAAATGCGCGATGAAAACGGTTTCAAATG TCACGTCCAAAGCGAAAGTCACGTCCGACAAGTTCTGCTTATCGGCGAGGATCCGAAACGATACATTGAGGATTTCAGCAGGCAGTTTATCAAGAATTTCCTGGATCTGCTGCGGACTACCcacggagagaagaaggtgcaCATCAATCAGTTTTATCAGCAGGTTATCGCTGATAAAGAG CACATTCATATGAACGCGACGAAATGGAAGAGTCTTACCCAGTTTGCAGCGCACCTCGGACGTGAGGGGCTGTGCCATGTTgaggagacggagaaggGCCTGTTTGTTTCGTATATTGATCGGAGTCCAGAAGCGATGCGGCGGAGAGAGGcgatcatgaagaaggaacGGCAGGATCGAGGAGACGAGGAGCGGGAGCAGCGGTTAATACAGGAGCAAGTGGAGCGGGCGagagcaaaggaaaaggaggaggagattggtCCGGAGGCGAGGAATCTGCAGCGTAAGGAAGGTGAGAAGGTCAAGTTAAATATTGGATTCGGTGCGAAAGCCACGCCGCCAGCATCGACCGAGCAGTCGAGAACACAGTCTCCcgatgagaaagagaaggacaaggataaGGAATCCTCCTCTGCAACGCCCGAATCATCAGCCACTGCCTCTCCCGCACCATCTCAAAACCCTCAGGCCGCACCGAAAGTGTCTATGTCGCTAGGTGGTGGAAATAGCAAACCCAAAAACGTGTTTGCATCcgcggcgaagaagaacccGCTGGCTGGGAAAAAAGCTACTGTCGTGGCCCCTCCGAAGAAGATGTCTGAACAGGAGCGGATCATGAAacaggagatggaggccaTGGAGCGGAAGCGCttgggaggaggcggaatgCCAAATTCTAAGCGGCCTAAAGTGTCATGA